The genome window GTTATATAGTTCGCAACCGAAGTTAATGTACTCCCGGTTCCATCAGCAAGAACGATTGCTGCCGGATAATCTAAATAGATTCCTTTAAAATTTCGTCCGCGGTTATTCATACAGTTGATCAAGCCGGCATAGATTGTCGTATAGGCCATATTTTTAGCCGGACTGGCATCAATCAAAGCCCATTGCAACTCAAATGTGCTCCAGTTTGCAGGGTATAATTGCTGATACTTGGTTTCAACTGCGACAATAAGCGAGTCAATTAATTCGATCCTTTCAGTGGGAGTCGGATTGTTTGTAAAGTCCTTGGAAAGCGTACTTTGAATTGCGAACACAATGTTCGTGGCCGCACTTTTGTTCCTTATAGTATTGAGACGACCGACTTCGACTGCGGCCACCCAGTCTATACTTTTGCCTTCAGTCCAAACCCGATTAATTACCCCGGAGTCGTACTCAACCGTCCCCGATGCCTGCCATGTTTTGTATTGTTTCTGCTGCACTGTCCCGTCTAAAGAACTTAAAGCCTCGACATCCAGATTGATTAAGTTCATCCCATCCATTCTACTGCGAGCAGTCGTCCATTCGTTATAATTATCAGGCGTGAACTTGTCAAGAAACGTTCCACTAAGATCAAACCCCATCTGGTAATACCACTCCCGGGCACTGACCGATGTTGTCATCATGATACAAATTAAAACAATCAATTGCTCCATTCTCTTTTTCACAAGAACTCCTTTTTTACGAACACAAGATTTATTCCCTTAGTTGTCATCAACCCAGCACTATTCTGATCTCATA of Tichowtungia aerotolerans contains these proteins:
- a CDS encoding phosphatase PAP2 family protein; protein product: MKKRMEQLIVLICIMMTTSVSAREWYYQMGFDLSGTFLDKFTPDNYNEWTTARSRMDGMNLINLDVEALSSLDGTVQQKQYKTWQASGTVEYDSGVINRVWTEGKSIDWVAAVEVGRLNTIRNKSAATNIVFAIQSTLSKDFTNNPTPTERIELIDSLIVAVETKYQQLYPANWSTFELQWALIDASPAKNMAYTTIYAGLINCMNNRGRNFKGIYLDYPAAIVLADGTGSTLTSVANYITGLGKWAGWYLSPGISGAYQENMVSAAGMVATSSNAVDISRITVCDFQFRHSTELPDTINTSDSIFPMMETFNRCYLEF